A single window of Streptomyces griseoviridis DNA harbors:
- a CDS encoding ABC transporter ATP-binding protein, with the protein MIATESLSKRFPRVTALDRLSVDVGPGVTGLVGANGAGKSTLIKILLGLSPATEGRAEVLGLDVASKGAAIRERVGYMPEHDCLPPDVSATEFVVHMARMSGLPPTAARERTADTLRHVGLYEERYRPIGGYSTGMKQRVKLAQALVHDPQLVFLDEPTNGLDPVGRDEMLGLIRRIHTDFGISVLVTSHLLGELERTCDHVIVVDGGKLLRSSSTTDFTQITTTLAIEVTDTDDHPDGTQAVRDALHARGVDTHDNSGLPGAGHILLLTAPGEETYDLVRDVVADLGLGLVRMEQRRHHIAEVFRDSDEQSKEAVGHGG; encoded by the coding sequence GTGATCGCGACCGAAAGCCTGAGCAAGCGGTTCCCCCGGGTGACCGCGCTTGACCGGCTCTCCGTGGACGTCGGACCCGGTGTGACCGGGCTCGTCGGAGCCAACGGAGCCGGCAAGTCCACATTGATCAAGATCCTGCTGGGTCTGTCCCCCGCCACGGAGGGCCGCGCCGAAGTGCTCGGTCTCGACGTCGCCAGCAAGGGTGCCGCCATCCGCGAGCGGGTCGGCTACATGCCCGAGCACGACTGCCTGCCGCCCGACGTCTCGGCCACCGAGTTCGTCGTGCACATGGCCCGGATGTCCGGACTGCCGCCGACCGCGGCCCGCGAGCGCACCGCCGACACGCTGCGCCATGTCGGCCTCTACGAGGAGCGCTACCGGCCCATCGGCGGCTACTCGACGGGCATGAAGCAGCGCGTGAAACTGGCCCAGGCCCTGGTCCACGACCCGCAGCTGGTCTTCCTCGACGAGCCGACCAACGGCCTCGACCCGGTCGGCCGCGACGAGATGCTCGGCCTCATCCGCCGCATCCACACCGACTTCGGCATCTCCGTGCTGGTCACCTCGCACCTGCTGGGCGAGTTGGAACGCACCTGCGACCACGTCATCGTCGTCGACGGCGGGAAACTCCTGCGCTCCAGCTCCACCACGGACTTCACGCAGATCACCACCACCCTCGCGATCGAGGTCACCGACACCGACGACCACCCGGACGGCACCCAGGCGGTGCGGGACGCGCTCCACGCGCGCGGGGTCGACACCCACGACAACAGCGGCCTGCCGGGCGCCGGGCACATCCTGCTGCTCACCGCGCCGGGCGAGGAGACGTACGACCTGGTGCGCGACGTCGTCGCGGACCTCGGTCTCGGCCTGGTGCGCATGGAGCAGCGCAGGCACCACATCGCGGAGGTCTTCCGGGACAGCGACGAGCAGTCGAAGGAGGCGGTCGGCCATGGCGGTTGA
- a CDS encoding SDR family oxidoreductase has translation MTVLRGARERWVRTGGIELCVAELGEPGRPVVVLVHGYPDSKEVWSEVAARLADRFHVVLYDVRGHGRSSAPKPLRGGFTLEKLTDDFLAVADAVSPDRPVHLVGHDWGSVQSWEFVTVERTRGRIASFTSMSGPSLDHFGHWIDRRLRKPTPRRVGQLLNQGAKSWYVYLLHTPTLPELAWRGPLGKRWPGILERVEKVPGGAYPTSSLPEDAAHGAWLYRDNVRARLRRPRADAYAHAPVQLITPLGDAFLSERLYDELEQWAPGVVRRTLPAKHWVPRTRPDQVSAWIAEFVTSVDNGRPGTRPTGKHAERFGGRLVLVTGAGSGIGRATAVAFAEAGARVVAVDRDAESAARTAELSRLVGAGAAWAETVDVSDEQAMEKLAEKVRAEYGVVDVLVNNAGIGLSGSFLDTSAEDWRKVLDVNLWGVIHGCRLFGRQMAERGQGGHIVNTASAAAFQPSRLLPAYSTSKAAVLMLSECLRAELAGRGIGVSAICPGLVNTNITATTRFAGVDAAEEKRRQKRSTRLYGLRNYPPEKVAEAIMRAVVRDEAVVPVTPEARVSKLMARFTPGVLRAIARLEPPL, from the coding sequence GTGACGGTGCTGAGAGGCGCGCGGGAGCGCTGGGTGCGGACGGGCGGCATCGAGCTGTGCGTGGCGGAGCTGGGCGAGCCGGGGCGTCCCGTGGTCGTGCTGGTGCACGGCTATCCGGACAGCAAGGAGGTCTGGTCGGAGGTGGCCGCGCGGCTGGCCGACCGCTTCCATGTGGTGCTGTACGACGTCCGGGGCCACGGCCGCTCCTCCGCGCCGAAGCCGCTGCGCGGCGGGTTCACCCTGGAGAAGCTGACGGACGACTTCCTGGCGGTGGCCGACGCGGTCAGCCCGGACCGTCCGGTGCACCTGGTGGGGCACGACTGGGGCTCGGTGCAGTCCTGGGAGTTCGTCACCGTCGAGCGCACCCGGGGCCGGATCGCGTCCTTCACCTCGATGTCGGGTCCGTCCCTCGACCACTTCGGGCACTGGATCGACCGGCGGCTGCGCAAGCCGACCCCGCGCCGGGTCGGCCAACTCCTCAACCAGGGCGCCAAGTCCTGGTACGTGTACCTGCTGCACACGCCCACGCTGCCCGAGCTGGCCTGGCGCGGCCCCCTCGGCAAGCGGTGGCCCGGCATCCTGGAGCGCGTCGAGAAGGTGCCCGGCGGCGCCTACCCGACCTCCTCGCTGCCCGAGGACGCGGCGCACGGCGCCTGGCTGTACCGGGACAACGTCCGCGCCCGGCTGCGCAGGCCCCGCGCCGACGCCTACGCGCACGCGCCCGTGCAGCTCATCACGCCCCTGGGGGACGCGTTCCTGTCCGAGCGCCTCTACGACGAACTGGAGCAGTGGGCACCGGGGGTGGTCCGCCGCACCCTGCCGGCCAAGCACTGGGTGCCGCGCACCCGGCCCGACCAGGTGTCCGCGTGGATCGCGGAGTTCGTCACCTCGGTGGACAACGGCCGCCCCGGGACGCGGCCCACCGGGAAGCACGCCGAGCGGTTCGGCGGCCGGCTGGTGCTGGTGACCGGCGCGGGCAGCGGCATCGGGCGGGCCACCGCGGTCGCGTTCGCGGAGGCGGGCGCGCGCGTGGTCGCCGTCGACCGGGACGCTGAGTCCGCCGCCCGCACCGCCGAGCTGTCCCGGCTGGTCGGCGCCGGGGCGGCCTGGGCGGAGACCGTGGACGTCTCCGACGAGCAGGCCATGGAGAAGCTCGCCGAGAAGGTCCGCGCCGAGTACGGCGTGGTGGACGTGCTGGTGAACAACGCGGGGATCGGCCTCTCCGGTTCCTTCCTCGACACCAGCGCGGAGGACTGGCGGAAGGTCCTCGACGTCAATCTGTGGGGCGTCATCCACGGCTGCCGCCTCTTCGGGAGGCAGATGGCCGAGCGCGGGCAGGGCGGCCACATCGTCAACACCGCGTCGGCGGCGGCGTTCCAGCCGTCCAGGCTGCTGCCCGCGTACAGCACCTCCAAGGCGGCGGTCCTGATGCTCAGCGAGTGCCTGCGCGCGGAGCTGGCGGGGCGGGGCATCGGCGTCAGCGCGATCTGCCCGGGTCTGGTCAACACCAACATCACCGCCACCACCCGGTTCGCCGGTGTGGACGCGGCGGAGGAGAAGCGGCGCCAGAAGCGCTCGACGCGGCTGTACGGGCTGCGCAACTACCCGCCGGAGAAGGTCGCCGAGGCGATCATGCGGGCGGTGGTGCGCGACGAGGCGGTCGTGCCGGTGACCCCGGAGGCACGCGTCTCGAAGCTGATGGCGCGCTTCACACCGGGTGTGCTGCGGGCGATCGCGAGGCTGGAACCACCGCTGTGA
- a CDS encoding MerR family transcriptional regulator, giving the protein MEDLARLGGASVRTVRAYQDRGLLPRPERRGRANVYTDAHLARLGQIGDLLERGYTLASIKELLAAWDTGRGLGGVLGLVAEVEGPWSDERAGRISRAELVERFGGSPDDAAVADAVELGILEPVAGDPDSFLVPSPQELSVAVELHGAGVPLSAITGHLRELRGQVEHIASRFVEFTAEHVFARYLAGTHRPTDAETAEAASLVRRLRPLAQHTVDAELARAMRLLAVRQLRGRLGGGEEQPEGSEARSVAVPAGTMRAVEALVGREQAAEFIALAAEREVRARALDRLTATHARTDDLDEIP; this is encoded by the coding sequence ATCGAGGACCTGGCCCGTCTCGGCGGGGCCTCGGTGCGTACCGTCCGCGCCTACCAGGACCGCGGCCTGCTCCCCCGTCCCGAGCGGCGGGGCCGCGCCAACGTCTACACCGACGCGCATCTCGCGCGGCTCGGGCAGATCGGTGATCTGCTCGAACGCGGCTACACCCTGGCGTCCATCAAGGAGTTGCTGGCGGCGTGGGACACCGGCCGGGGGCTCGGCGGGGTGCTGGGCCTGGTGGCCGAGGTCGAAGGACCGTGGAGCGACGAGCGGGCGGGACGGATCTCCCGGGCCGAACTGGTCGAGCGGTTCGGCGGGTCCCCCGACGACGCCGCGGTGGCCGACGCCGTCGAGCTGGGCATCCTGGAGCCGGTCGCCGGCGACCCGGACTCCTTCCTGGTGCCCAGTCCCCAAGAGCTGTCCGTGGCGGTCGAGTTGCACGGCGCGGGGGTGCCGCTGTCCGCGATCACAGGCCATCTGCGGGAGTTGAGAGGGCAGGTCGAGCACATCGCCTCCCGTTTCGTGGAGTTCACCGCCGAGCACGTGTTCGCCCGCTACCTGGCCGGAACGCACCGCCCGACCGACGCCGAGACCGCCGAGGCGGCCTCCCTGGTCCGCCGGCTGCGCCCGCTCGCACAGCACACGGTCGACGCCGAACTGGCGCGGGCGATGCGCCTGTTGGCGGTCAGACAGCTACGTGGGCGGCTCGGCGGCGGGGAGGAGCAGCCGGAGGGTTCCGAGGCCCGTTCGGTGGCGGTGCCCGCCGGGACAATGCGGGCCGTGGAGGCGCTCGTCGGCCGGGAGCAGGCCGCCGAGTTCATCGCGCTCGCCGCCGAACGCGAGGTGCGGGCGCGCGCGTTGGACCGGCTCACCGCAACTCACGCCAGAACAGATGATCTTGACGAAATCCCCTGA
- a CDS encoding RNA 2'-phosphotransferase, whose protein sequence is MDERRTVKVSKYLSKHLRHQPERIGLTLDEGGWVEIDALLAAATAHGFHITRDDLDHVVEANDKKRFAVEGTRVRASQGHSVEVDLGLAPATPPPYLYHGTVGRHLDAIRAEGLRPMNRHDVHLSPDRETATRVGARRGRPVVLPVDAGAMHRDDHVFRVSANGVWLTQAVPPHYLRFPASH, encoded by the coding sequence ATGGACGAGAGACGCACCGTGAAGGTGTCGAAGTACCTGTCGAAGCACCTGCGGCACCAGCCGGAACGGATCGGGCTCACGCTCGACGAGGGCGGCTGGGTCGAGATCGACGCGCTCCTCGCGGCGGCGACGGCACACGGGTTCCACATCACCCGGGACGACCTCGACCACGTCGTCGAGGCGAACGACAAGAAGCGCTTCGCCGTCGAGGGCACCCGCGTCCGCGCCAGCCAGGGCCACAGCGTCGAGGTCGACCTCGGGCTCGCCCCGGCGACCCCGCCGCCGTACCTCTACCACGGCACCGTGGGCCGGCACCTGGACGCGATCCGGGCCGAGGGGCTGCGGCCGATGAACCGGCACGACGTCCACCTCTCACCCGACCGCGAGACGGCGACCCGGGTGGGCGCCCGCCGCGGCCGTCCCGTGGTGCTCCCCGTGGACGCGGGCGCCATGCACCGCGACGACCATGTCTTCCGGGTCAGCGCCAATGGCGTCTGGCTCACCCAGGCCGTTCCCCCGCACTACCTGCGGTTTCCCGCCTCGCACTGA
- a CDS encoding LLM class flavin-dependent oxidoreductase has protein sequence MSLRLSTVILPYRRWQEGSRAAWQRAEQLGFHTGYTYDHLSWRTFRDGPWFGAVPTLTAAAAVTERLRLGTLVTSPNFRHPVTLAKELISLDDISGGRVTLGIGAGGTGFDATVLGQDPWTPRERADRFAEFVPLLDRLLTEDSVTYTGDHYAADEARNIPGCVQRPRLPFAVAATGPRGMRLAARYGQAWVTTGDPKLYEDGTPEESDQAIRGQIERLADACAEIGRDAAEQERILLTGFTPDRARPLESVDAFVDFAGRQRELGITEIVVHWPIPDSDFATDEKVFERIAEEAPAQLG, from the coding sequence ATGAGCCTGCGTCTGAGCACCGTGATCCTCCCGTACCGCCGCTGGCAGGAGGGATCCCGAGCGGCCTGGCAGCGCGCGGAGCAGCTCGGTTTCCACACCGGCTACACCTACGACCATCTCTCCTGGCGCACCTTCCGGGACGGCCCCTGGTTCGGTGCCGTGCCGACGCTGACCGCCGCCGCGGCCGTCACCGAGCGACTGCGCCTGGGCACGCTGGTGACCTCGCCGAACTTCCGCCACCCGGTGACCCTCGCCAAGGAGCTGATCTCCCTGGACGACATCTCCGGCGGCCGCGTCACCCTCGGCATCGGGGCGGGCGGGACCGGCTTCGACGCCACCGTGCTCGGCCAGGACCCCTGGACCCCGCGGGAGCGGGCCGACCGGTTCGCCGAGTTCGTGCCGCTCCTCGACCGGCTGCTGACCGAGGACTCGGTGACGTACACGGGCGACCACTACGCGGCGGACGAGGCCCGGAACATCCCCGGCTGCGTGCAGCGGCCCCGGCTGCCCTTCGCGGTGGCGGCGACCGGGCCGCGCGGGATGCGGCTCGCCGCCCGGTACGGGCAGGCGTGGGTGACCACCGGGGACCCCAAGCTGTACGAGGACGGCACGCCCGAGGAGTCGGATCAGGCCATTCGCGGGCAGATCGAGAGGCTCGCCGACGCGTGCGCCGAGATCGGGCGGGACGCGGCCGAGCAGGAGCGGATCCTGCTCACCGGGTTCACCCCGGACCGCGCCAGGCCGCTGGAGTCGGTCGACGCGTTCGTGGACTTCGCCGGGCGTCAGCGGGAGCTGGGGATCACCGAGATCGTCGTCCACTGGCCCATCCCCGACTCGGACTTCGCCACCGACGAGAAGGTCTTCGAGCGGATCGCCGAGGAGGCCCCGGCACAGCTCGGCTGA
- a CDS encoding Cof-type HAD-IIB family hydrolase → MRENDRVTSATRQPESPAAALPPRLIATDLDGTLLRDDKSVSPRTVAALAAAEEAGIEVFFVTGRPARWMDVVSDHVHGHGLAICGNGAAVVDLHGGPGAHRFVKVRELARDNALDAVRLLRDAAPGTVYAVEQTYGFYQEPAYPKMHLEVPDTLAPAEELLAPDAPGADEPVLKILAFHPTLDPDGFLALARLAIGDRANVTRSSPSALLEISGPGVSKASTLALSCAERGISHSEVVAFGDMPNDVEMLTWAGRSYAMGNAHPDVIAAASGRTVANNEDGVAVVIERMLAERA, encoded by the coding sequence ATGCGGGAGAATGACCGGGTGACCTCAGCGACTCGACAGCCCGAGAGCCCCGCCGCCGCCCTGCCGCCGCGGCTGATCGCCACCGATCTGGACGGCACCCTGCTGCGGGACGACAAGTCGGTCTCCCCGCGCACGGTCGCCGCCCTCGCCGCCGCCGAGGAGGCGGGCATCGAGGTCTTCTTCGTCACCGGCCGCCCCGCCCGCTGGATGGACGTCGTCAGCGACCACGTCCACGGGCACGGCCTGGCGATCTGCGGCAACGGCGCCGCCGTCGTCGACCTGCACGGCGGACCCGGCGCCCACCGCTTCGTGAAGGTGCGCGAGCTGGCCAGGGACAACGCCCTGGACGCCGTCCGGCTGCTGCGGGACGCGGCGCCCGGCACCGTCTACGCCGTGGAGCAGACCTACGGCTTCTACCAGGAGCCCGCGTACCCGAAGATGCACCTGGAGGTCCCCGACACCCTCGCCCCGGCCGAGGAGCTGCTCGCGCCGGACGCGCCCGGGGCCGATGAGCCGGTGCTGAAGATCCTCGCCTTCCACCCGACGCTCGACCCGGACGGCTTCCTCGCCCTGGCCCGCCTCGCCATCGGCGACCGCGCCAACGTCACCCGTTCGAGCCCCAGCGCCCTGCTGGAGATCAGCGGCCCCGGCGTCTCCAAGGCCAGCACCCTCGCCCTCAGCTGCGCCGAGCGCGGCATCTCGCACAGCGAGGTCGTCGCCTTCGGGGACATGCCGAACGATGTCGAGATGCTGACCTGGGCCGGCCGTTCGTACGCGATGGGCAACGCCCACCCCGACGTGATCGCCGCCGCCTCGGGCCGGACCGTCGCCAACAACGAGGACGGCGTGGCCGTGGTCATCGAGCGGATGCTCGCCGAACGCGCCTGA
- a CDS encoding M23 family metallopeptidase — translation MRSSRRYPLLVPVLICACVVLAARPGDGDAGGGGSDVSARVARLYAESAVAARHDDRGRQETVRRELDAARDQLQSRADASVAAGACRGAVRLDQPGTRSTGGWVAPVESYDLSAGFGSGGARWARRHTGQDFAVPIGTPVRAVGAGRVVRVSCGGAFGIEVVVRHEGGSCTQYAHLAAVTVDEGERVAAGQWIGQSGTTGNSTGPHLHFEVRSTPEYGSAVDPVPWLEERGVPLGQPGAERG, via the coding sequence ATGCGCTCATCTCGCCGTTACCCGCTGCTCGTTCCGGTCCTGATCTGCGCGTGTGTGGTCCTCGCGGCCCGCCCAGGCGACGGCGACGCGGGAGGCGGCGGCTCGGACGTCAGCGCGCGGGTGGCCCGGCTCTACGCGGAGTCCGCCGTGGCCGCGCGCCACGACGACCGGGGGCGGCAGGAGACGGTCCGCCGCGAACTCGACGCGGCCCGCGACCAGTTGCAGAGCAGGGCCGACGCGTCGGTGGCGGCCGGTGCCTGCCGGGGCGCGGTCAGGCTCGACCAGCCCGGGACCCGGTCCACGGGCGGGTGGGTGGCGCCGGTGGAGTCCTACGACCTGTCGGCGGGGTTCGGCAGCGGCGGTGCCCGGTGGGCGAGGCGGCACACCGGGCAGGACTTCGCGGTGCCGATCGGGACGCCGGTGCGGGCGGTCGGCGCGGGCCGGGTGGTGCGGGTGTCCTGCGGGGGCGCCTTCGGGATCGAGGTCGTCGTCCGGCACGAGGGCGGCTCCTGCACGCAGTACGCGCACCTCGCCGCCGTCACCGTCGACGAGGGCGAGCGGGTCGCCGCCGGGCAGTGGATCGGCCAGTCGGGCACCACCGGCAACTCCACGGGACCGCATCTGCACTTCGAGGTGCGGTCCACCCCTGAGTACGGCTCCGCGGTGGACCCGGTGCCGTGGCTCGAGGAGCGCGGGGTGCCGCTCGGACAGCCCGGCGCCGAGCGCGGATGA
- a CDS encoding GAF domain-containing sensor histidine kinase: MSPDPPPSPPPPSGPPSGPPAGPPSGSSPVPPSGASAAGAAGRLPRLLDAMRSVGSGLELHATLERICATAAQLTGARYAAIGVVDEDGDGLGDFVHHGVDPDTARRIGRLPDGRRGLLGALIRDPEPVRLDDLAGDPRSCGFPAHHPPMGTFLGLPVRVQGEVFGNLYLAEKRGGEPFDDDDLDLVRVLAAEAGIAVGNARLYEAAQQRERWIDGSVAVTTALLSGGDADEALQVVAEQTRRLSRAAAGIVVLPAAEGGLEIVAVAGERPAGTLGTVVPPDNGFVSELLAGRAVFVDDPAADPRTRTGPARGYGPMMLLPLCSGGRVLGGLVTPRARGQRPFTAAERTLGTQFASQAALALMMAEAQRDRERLAVFEDRDRIARDLHDLVIQRLFGTGLMLERAQRGAVAPEVRDGVGRAVGELDITIQEIRTAIFALQQGPAEAPSGLRDRVLREITTAAVPLGFTPGHRFAGPLDTAVGDLTGKNLIAALREALSNVFRHAGASRAEVVVDAGVTLPDGRPGVRLTVVDDGVGIPEGGRRSGLENLRRRAESLGGESGYGPGDGGGTTVVWQAPY, encoded by the coding sequence ATGTCCCCGGACCCGCCCCCGTCTCCGCCCCCGCCGTCCGGGCCGCCGTCCGGGCCTCCGGCTGGGCCGCCGTCCGGGTCGTCGCCCGTTCCGCCGTCCGGGGCGTCGGCCGCCGGAGCGGCCGGGCGGTTGCCGCGGTTGCTGGACGCGATGCGGTCCGTCGGCAGCGGGCTCGAACTGCACGCCACGCTGGAGCGGATCTGCGCGACGGCGGCGCAGCTGACCGGCGCCCGGTACGCGGCCATCGGCGTCGTCGACGAGGACGGCGACGGACTCGGCGACTTCGTCCACCACGGCGTCGACCCGGACACCGCCCGGCGGATCGGGCGGCTGCCCGACGGCCGCAGGGGCCTGCTCGGCGCCCTGATCCGGGACCCGGAGCCGGTCCGGCTCGACGACCTCGCGGGGGACCCGCGGTCCTGCGGCTTCCCCGCCCACCACCCCCCGATGGGCACCTTCCTCGGCCTGCCCGTGCGCGTCCAGGGCGAGGTCTTCGGCAACCTGTACCTGGCGGAGAAACGCGGCGGTGAGCCGTTCGACGACGACGATCTCGACCTGGTGCGGGTGCTCGCCGCCGAGGCCGGGATCGCCGTCGGCAACGCCCGGCTCTACGAGGCCGCCCAGCAGCGCGAGCGGTGGATCGACGGCTCGGTCGCCGTCACCACCGCCCTGCTCTCCGGCGGGGACGCGGACGAGGCGCTCCAGGTCGTCGCCGAGCAGACCCGCAGGCTGTCCCGGGCCGCGGCCGGGATCGTGGTGCTGCCCGCGGCCGAGGGCGGCCTGGAGATCGTCGCGGTGGCGGGCGAGCGGCCCGCGGGCACCCTGGGCACCGTGGTGCCGCCCGACAACGGGTTCGTCTCCGAACTCCTCGCGGGACGGGCCGTGTTCGTGGACGACCCGGCCGCCGACCCGCGCACCAGGACAGGACCGGCCCGCGGGTACGGTCCGATGATGCTGTTGCCGCTGTGCAGCGGCGGCCGGGTCCTGGGCGGTCTCGTCACCCCGAGAGCGCGCGGGCAGCGCCCGTTCACGGCGGCGGAGCGCACGCTCGGGACGCAGTTCGCCTCGCAGGCGGCGCTGGCGCTGATGATGGCGGAGGCGCAACGGGACCGGGAGCGGCTCGCGGTGTTCGAGGACCGCGACCGGATCGCCCGTGACCTGCACGACCTGGTGATCCAGCGGTTGTTCGGCACCGGGCTGATGCTGGAGCGCGCCCAGCGCGGGGCGGTGGCGCCCGAGGTGCGCGACGGGGTCGGCCGGGCCGTCGGGGAGCTGGACATCACCATCCAGGAGATCCGCACCGCGATCTTCGCGCTCCAACAGGGGCCTGCCGAGGCGCCGTCGGGGCTGCGCGACCGGGTGCTTCGGGAGATCACCACCGCCGCGGTGCCGCTCGGCTTCACGCCGGGCCACCGTTTCGCCGGGCCGCTCGACACCGCCGTCGGCGATCTCACCGGAAAGAACCTCATCGCCGCGCTGCGCGAGGCCCTCTCCAACGTCTTCCGGCACGCCGGTGCCTCCCGCGCCGAGGTCGTCGTCGACGCGGGCGTGACGCTGCCCGACGGGCGCCCCGGTGTGCGGCTGACGGTCGTGGACGACGGCGTCGGCATCCCGGAGGGCGGCCGGCGCAGCGGCCTGGAGAACCTTCGCCGGCGCGCGGAGTCCCTCGGTGGCGAGAGCGGGTACGGGCCGGGCGACGGCGGTGGCACGACGGTGGTGTGGCAGGCACCGTACTGA